Below is a window of Ralstonia nicotianae DNA.
CGGCGGCGGTCACGATGGGCGCCATCCGGCACGGTGGCCGAACGCCACCGGCGGAATCGGTGGCGCAACGGAAACGGGCAGGCGCGCCCGGGGTGCCCTGACGGGGCGGGTACAACGGCATGTCGTGCTCCAGTGTCGAGAAGGGGAAATCCCGTGGCTGGCTGGAGCGCGGCGCGGGCCGGACGCATGGCTTGCAGAGGGAAGTGCCTTAAATGCAAATAAGAATCATTATCAATAATGGTAACAAAGCGTGAAGAAGGCAAGAAATAGGATTGATGAATCACTTTTGTTGGTGATCTTGACCGCGCAATAGGAGTGGGTAATCGGTGTAATCAGATCAATCAATTTGTGCAATGCGGCGGACCACGTTACGATCACTCCCGTTGTCAACCACGCAACCAACCGAAAACCACCATGTCGCTGATCAACACCCAAGTGCAGCCTTTCAAGGCACAAGCTTTCCACAACGGCAAGTTCGTCGAAGTCACCGAGCAGAACCTCAAGGGCAAGTGGTCCGTGCTGATCTTCATGCCGGCCGCCTTCACCTTCAACTGCCCGACCGAAGTCGAAGACGCTGCTGACAACTACGCCGAATTCCAGAAGGCCGGCGCCGAGGTCTACATCGTCACCACCGACACGCACTTCTCGCACAAGGTGTGGCACGAAACCTCGCCGGCCGTCGGCAAGGCCCAGTTCCCGCTGGTGGGCGATCCGACCCACGTGCTGACCAACGCCTTCGGCGTGCACATCCCCGAAGAAGGCCTGGCCCTGCGCGGCACCTTCGTGATCAACCCGGAAGGCGTGGTCAAGACCTCGGAAGTGCACGACAACGCCATCGCGCGTGACGTGAAGGAAACGCTGCGCAAGCTCAAGGCCGCCCAGTACGTCGC
It encodes the following:
- the ahpC gene encoding alkyl hydroperoxide reductase subunit C, whose translation is MSLINTQVQPFKAQAFHNGKFVEVTEQNLKGKWSVLIFMPAAFTFNCPTEVEDAADNYAEFQKAGAEVYIVTTDTHFSHKVWHETSPAVGKAQFPLVGDPTHVLTNAFGVHIPEEGLALRGTFVINPEGVVKTSEVHDNAIARDVKETLRKLKAAQYVASNPGQVCPAKWNEGAKTLKPSLDLVGKI